From Oceanipulchritudo coccoides, the proteins below share one genomic window:
- a CDS encoding PAS domain-containing hybrid sensor histidine kinase/response regulator has protein sequence MPSRKFLLILLPFLSLVAIGLYLYAGRDSEFVIYGGLILGGIFGITGCYAGYFVSNRIPEAEAELDRSGSSLRHSRQHLMFILRETPLAYIEWNLEFRVVTWNKAAEKIFGYTAKEAIGRHAMELIVPESIKEHVDEIWQRNLRDEGGQKSLNENIRKDGSLITCQWNNTIIKNPKGRILAVASLVNDVTASIKTQETMRIAMEEAQKATRAKTEFLANMSHEIRTPMNGVIGLTELLLESELDAQQRSYLEVIRSSGEMLLTIINDILDLSKIESGKLILSDRSFNIAECLQSSFALFSHNMKKKGLTGRIELDDSLPETVSGDPVRLRQIIYNLVNNAVKFTESGTVSLKAWTEPVTSVRLKLFVSVEDTGMGIAPDRLDSIFDPFSQEDTSPTRLHGGTGLGLTICKRLCSLMRGKIQIDTTSPSGSRFTFYVELQKAPNVRVKEREEQNATDSENPALVNSRSILIVEDNSVNRLVTKRILRSLGYESATVTNGLEALDYLESHPCELIFMDLQMPVMDGFTATQRIRDKYGTEPQIIALTASAVEGDRERCLAAGMDDYLPKPINRKAIESVLAKYADLLQEQK, from the coding sequence ATGCCTTCCCGCAAATTCCTTCTGATTCTCCTGCCCTTCCTCAGCCTGGTCGCTATCGGCCTCTACCTGTATGCTGGCAGGGATTCAGAGTTTGTCATCTATGGCGGTCTGATTTTAGGGGGGATATTTGGAATTACAGGGTGCTACGCGGGCTATTTTGTGAGCAACCGGATTCCAGAGGCAGAGGCCGAGCTGGACAGGAGTGGTTCCTCTCTTCGCCATTCGCGCCAGCACCTGATGTTCATCCTGAGAGAGACTCCGCTCGCCTACATTGAATGGAATCTGGAATTCCGGGTCGTCACATGGAACAAGGCCGCAGAGAAAATTTTTGGATACACCGCCAAGGAGGCGATCGGCCGCCATGCCATGGAACTCATTGTGCCGGAATCAATCAAGGAACATGTGGATGAAATCTGGCAAAGAAACCTCCGGGACGAAGGTGGACAAAAAAGCCTGAATGAGAATATCCGCAAGGACGGCAGTCTGATCACTTGCCAGTGGAACAATACCATAATCAAGAATCCCAAGGGTCGTATCCTCGCGGTGGCCTCACTTGTCAACGATGTGACAGCCAGCATCAAGACTCAGGAAACCATGCGTATCGCCATGGAAGAAGCGCAAAAGGCAACGCGGGCAAAAACTGAATTCCTGGCCAACATGAGTCATGAAATCCGCACCCCGATGAATGGGGTGATCGGGCTCACTGAATTGCTTCTCGAGTCGGAACTGGATGCACAACAGCGTTCGTACCTCGAAGTCATTCGCTCGAGCGGTGAGATGCTCCTGACAATTATCAACGACATCCTCGATCTCTCGAAGATTGAGTCCGGCAAATTGATTTTGTCCGATCGGAGCTTTAATATCGCCGAGTGCCTGCAGAGCTCATTCGCCCTTTTCAGCCACAATATGAAAAAGAAGGGACTGACCGGTCGGATTGAACTGGATGACTCCCTACCCGAAACTGTCTCCGGCGATCCTGTGCGCTTGCGGCAGATCATTTACAATCTGGTCAATAACGCCGTCAAATTTACTGAATCAGGAACGGTATCACTAAAGGCATGGACCGAACCCGTGACCTCCGTACGCCTGAAACTGTTTGTCTCCGTTGAAGATACTGGCATGGGCATCGCTCCTGATCGCCTCGATTCGATTTTTGATCCATTCAGCCAGGAAGACACCTCCCCCACTCGCCTTCACGGTGGAACAGGTCTGGGCCTGACCATATGCAAGCGCCTTTGCAGCCTCATGAGAGGAAAAATACAGATCGATACAACTTCCCCGTCAGGGTCCCGCTTTACCTTTTATGTGGAGCTCCAGAAGGCCCCGAATGTGCGCGTAAAGGAGCGTGAGGAGCAGAACGCAACAGACAGCGAAAATCCGGCCTTGGTGAACAGTCGGAGCATCCTCATTGTCGAGGACAATTCCGTCAATCGCCTCGTTACCAAGCGGATCCTGCGCAGCCTAGGATATGAAAGCGCCACCGTCACAAATGGACTTGAAGCACTGGACTATTTGGAATCCCATCCGTGTGAATTGATTTTTATGGACCTGCAAATGCCGGTCATGGACGGTTTTACGGCTACCCAGCGCATCCGCGATAAATACGGGACTGAGCCCCAAATCATTGCCCTGACTGCTTCCGCGGTTGAGGGCGACCGGGAGCGCTGCCTTGCCGCAGGGATGGATGATTACCTTCCCAAACCCATCAACCGGAAGGCTATAGAGAGCGTTCTGGCCAAGTACGCTGACCTGCTTCAGGAGCAGAAATAA
- a CDS encoding DUF3127 domain-containing protein codes for MRWTSTHHFLSLGNMAYEMTGKIKKIFDQQDFPSGFYKREFVVTTDEKFPQEVKLSCLKDKVAALDNFKEGDTVQVSFNVNGREWNEKYFVDLTAWKIEAAGAAAPQGPPVNEQVVPAEDPGDYTVDDEDIPF; via the coding sequence TTGCGGTGGACATCCACTCATCACTTTCTTTCGCTGGGCAACATGGCATATGAAATGACAGGTAAAATTAAGAAGATTTTCGACCAGCAGGATTTTCCCAGCGGCTTCTACAAGCGGGAATTTGTTGTCACAACGGATGAAAAATTCCCTCAGGAAGTGAAGTTAAGCTGCTTGAAGGACAAGGTCGCCGCCTTGGATAATTTCAAGGAAGGAGATACCGTCCAAGTGAGTTTCAACGTCAACGGGCGTGAATGGAACGAGAAGTATTTCGTGGATTTGACGGCATGGAAAATTGAGGCTGCCGGTGCGGCGGCTCCACAAGGTCCTCCAGTCAACGAACAAGTCGTGCCGGCTGAGGATCCCGGGGATTACACAGTCGATGACGAGGATATTCCCTTTTGA
- a CDS encoding THUMP domain-containing class I SAM-dependent RNA methyltransferase — MDCVATCRPGLEGVLAAEIEKLGGRSIKPGKRSVAFSTNHPGLYRMNMALRAAIQVLVPIRTFNARDYKLLYFQSRRTNWHQYFTADKTLRIDVNGHSPTLQNTQYVVHRVKDGIVDTFRKMTGGIRPSIDKAEPEIHVVVHMHGSKITLCLDSSGIPLFKRGYRLEHGEAPIKEDLAAGILQLSNAKEHAGIVDPMCGSGTFLFEGMMLMHDMAPNLKRSFAFQHWLDYDEEAFLAEQASLEKAGSIKKDIPIVGCDIDEESIDLVKRIAATHFPDIPLTLHHSAFQEVELDLPNCLMVTNPPYGKRLGEESELPALYRDIGTAAKKAVMGGRLAVFTTNRKAARQIRLTQDRSCTLFNGALEGLLYEYSVRGA, encoded by the coding sequence ATGGATTGCGTGGCAACGTGCCGTCCCGGACTCGAAGGAGTGCTGGCAGCAGAAATCGAGAAACTGGGGGGGCGGTCGATTAAACCCGGAAAGCGATCGGTTGCTTTCTCGACGAATCATCCCGGGCTTTACCGGATGAATATGGCCCTGCGTGCAGCGATCCAGGTCCTTGTTCCAATCCGGACCTTCAATGCCAGGGATTATAAACTGCTATATTTCCAATCGCGGCGCACCAACTGGCACCAGTATTTTACCGCGGACAAAACGTTACGCATCGACGTCAATGGCCACTCCCCGACACTTCAGAACACCCAGTATGTGGTCCACCGGGTGAAGGATGGCATTGTCGACACCTTTCGCAAGATGACGGGAGGAATCCGCCCCTCCATCGACAAGGCAGAACCGGAAATTCATGTCGTCGTGCACATGCATGGGAGCAAGATCACCCTTTGTCTGGACAGCTCAGGAATTCCACTTTTCAAACGCGGTTACCGGCTGGAGCACGGGGAAGCGCCAATCAAGGAGGATCTGGCGGCTGGCATTCTGCAGCTCAGTAATGCCAAGGAGCATGCCGGTATCGTTGATCCGATGTGCGGATCGGGGACTTTTCTCTTTGAGGGCATGATGCTAATGCATGACATGGCCCCGAACCTGAAGCGCTCTTTCGCCTTTCAGCATTGGTTGGATTACGATGAGGAAGCCTTCCTCGCGGAACAGGCATCATTGGAAAAGGCAGGCAGTATTAAAAAGGACATTCCCATCGTCGGTTGCGACATTGATGAGGAATCCATTGATCTGGTGAAGAGAATTGCCGCGACACATTTCCCCGATATTCCGTTAACGCTTCATCACAGTGCTTTTCAGGAGGTTGAACTGGACTTGCCCAACTGCCTCATGGTGACAAATCCTCCCTACGGAAAGCGGCTCGGCGAGGAGTCCGAGCTTCCAGCCCTTTACCGGGATATTGGCACCGCGGCGAAAAAGGCAGTCATGGGTGGCCGGCTGGCGGTTTTCACGACAAACCGTAAGGCAGCTCGCCAAATCCGGCTGACTCAGGATCGTTCGTGCACCCTTTTCAACGGTGCCTTGGAGGGGCTTCTGTACGAATATTCCGTCCGGGGCGCCTGA
- a CDS encoding ABC transporter ATP-binding protein, which produces MPTHLEGVEPLLNVSDVSKQFGSLTAVDSVSLKVYPGEIFALLGPNGAGKTTLIGCISGLIQRFSGSIHVGGLDVREDYPTVRQLVGLVPQELNFDGFFKARQILEYQGGFFGVRNYRERAAQLLEAFSLTSKAEANSRWLSGGMKRRLMICKALVHNPALLFLDEPTAGVDVELRDELWAYVRRLRESGTTIVLTTHYLEEAEQLADRIGVINNGRLLLVERRNELLNHYGERWLQVTFHRRVEKGAFADSGCNRVESIKPRTCRFYFRDSTLDEGETPEIVPRLLKQFEEMGLMPLRIEGGRSRLEDIFRKVIGEDGADNGGGENE; this is translated from the coding sequence ATGCCGACACATCTTGAAGGTGTGGAACCGCTTCTCAATGTATCCGACGTCAGCAAGCAGTTTGGCTCCCTGACGGCTGTCGATTCGGTCTCCCTTAAGGTTTATCCCGGGGAGATTTTTGCCCTTCTTGGACCAAACGGTGCCGGGAAAACAACCTTGATTGGCTGCATCAGTGGGCTGATCCAGCGCTTTTCCGGTAGTATCCATGTCGGTGGACTTGATGTGCGAGAGGATTATCCAACTGTCCGGCAACTGGTCGGCCTGGTTCCACAGGAACTGAACTTTGACGGCTTTTTCAAGGCCCGGCAGATTCTCGAATATCAGGGAGGCTTTTTCGGTGTCAGGAACTATCGGGAACGGGCGGCCCAGCTTCTCGAGGCATTTTCCCTAACGTCAAAAGCGGAGGCGAACAGTCGCTGGCTTTCGGGAGGGATGAAGCGCCGCCTCATGATCTGCAAGGCCCTCGTCCATAACCCGGCCTTGCTCTTTCTTGATGAACCGACTGCCGGGGTGGATGTTGAATTGAGGGATGAGCTCTGGGCGTATGTCCGTCGCCTGCGTGAATCCGGGACGACCATTGTCCTGACGACACACTACCTTGAGGAAGCGGAGCAGCTGGCCGACCGGATCGGTGTCATCAACAACGGCCGCCTTCTCCTGGTTGAGCGCCGGAACGAGTTGCTCAATCACTATGGCGAGCGCTGGCTGCAAGTGACCTTTCATCGCAGAGTGGAGAAAGGAGCTTTTGCAGACAGCGGCTGTAACCGGGTGGAATCCATCAAGCCCCGGACCTGCCGTTTTTACTTCAGGGATTCGACCCTGGACGAAGGGGAAACACCGGAAATAGTCCCGCGCCTGCTCAAACAGTTTGAGGAAATGGGACTGATGCCCCTTCGGATCGAGGGAGGGCGCAGCCGCCTGGAGGATATCTTCCGTAAGGTCATCGGCGAAGACGGCGCGGACAACGGCGGAGGTGAAAATGAGTAA
- a CDS encoding ABC transporter permease, which yields MSKHIDKMKSPAYPELDPQWQASAARHFDDVLLRAKGETGLWGTWVLFRKEMQRFLSIAGQTIISPVLTTMLWYLVFGYSLGDRLNEIQGIPYTDFLVPGLVMMAIISNAFLNSAFSFFIGKVHGTVVDLLVTPLRPWQIMAAYTGASVVRAMLVGMVIWGVAAFMGAETFHNVGWTLIFMLLTSFAFALFGLLAGILAKDFDHINFVPNFLLLPLTFLGGVFYSIRLLPSPWEQISLLNPIVYMVNGLRFGMTGISDVPVLPGFGIVFLSVLAGLAITLRLLGSGTGLKP from the coding sequence ATGAGTAAGCACATTGATAAGATGAAATCCCCTGCTTACCCTGAGCTGGATCCTCAATGGCAAGCTTCGGCCGCCCGCCATTTTGATGATGTCCTGCTCCGTGCAAAGGGCGAAACTGGCCTTTGGGGAACATGGGTTCTTTTCCGCAAAGAGATGCAGCGCTTTCTTTCCATCGCCGGACAGACTATCATCAGCCCTGTCCTGACGACCATGCTCTGGTATCTGGTTTTTGGATACTCCCTGGGGGATCGCCTGAATGAGATTCAAGGGATTCCCTACACGGATTTTCTTGTCCCGGGATTGGTCATGATGGCGATTATTTCCAACGCTTTCCTGAACAGCGCCTTCTCCTTTTTCATAGGCAAGGTACACGGGACGGTGGTGGACCTGCTTGTCACACCGCTCCGCCCATGGCAGATCATGGCCGCTTACACCGGGGCCAGTGTTGTGCGGGCCATGCTGGTGGGGATGGTCATCTGGGGCGTCGCCGCCTTCATGGGGGCGGAGACCTTCCACAACGTTGGCTGGACGCTCATTTTCATGCTTCTGACAAGTTTTGCCTTCGCCCTGTTTGGCCTTCTGGCGGGGATACTTGCCAAGGATTTTGATCACATCAATTTCGTCCCCAATTTCCTGTTGCTGCCACTGACTTTTCTCGGCGGCGTCTTCTACTCCATTCGTCTTCTCCCGAGCCCATGGGAGCAGATCTCCCTGTTGAACCCGATCGTGTACATGGTCAACGGACTCAGGTTTGGCATGACAGGTATCAGCGATGTGCCTGTCCTGCCGGGGTTTGGTATCGTATTTTTGAGCGTGCTGGCTGGATTAGCCATCACCCTTCGTCTCCTGGGTTCGGGAACGGGTCTGAAACCCTGA
- a CDS encoding sodium-translocating pyrophosphatase, translated as MNDSLRFIAPALGAFGLFCAFLIYRRIRALPSGTGEIEDIAEQIHNGAMVFMKREFKLLAMFGSVVIVVLWFKDPYESLAFTLGALSSAVAGFIGMYTATKANSRTTVAAYEKGPQEALRTAFFGGTIMGLTVASMGLLGVGGLFVFFGNTAGDIHIIHGFAMGASLVAIFFRVGGGIFTKAADVGADLVGKVESGIPEDDPRNPGVIADNVGDNVGDVAGMGSDLFESYCNAQIATMAIAATMTASSWQAIAISPASLMFLPLGLASVGLLCSLSGMLVVRLFAHKEPARALRMGTLSASILFIAAAYLVMLFLGVSNSVWLCVLCGSAGGVIIGLATEYYTGGRPMREIAKSSQTGVATVMISGLAAGLQSVVIPLLTIAGILLLTSELAGLYGVGIAAVGMLATIGITMSIDAYGPVADNAGGIAEMAGLGKKTRDITDSLDEVGNTTAAIGKGFAIGAAALAGLAIIAAYVNVVRSHHDDFMLQLSDPAVLTGVFIGGLLPFLVSSITMNAVGLAAGEMIEEIRRQFREIPGLLDGNAKPDSARCVDIATEAALKRMFLPAAIAVLSPVVVGFGFGPSTLGGMLVGALLGCVLLALMMANSGGAWDNAKKFIEKGNYGGKNSDAHHACVVGDTVGDPLKDTSGPSMNILINVMAIVSLVIAPLL; from the coding sequence ATGAATGATTCCCTTCGATTTATTGCACCTGCCCTTGGTGCGTTCGGGCTGTTCTGCGCCTTTCTTATCTATCGCCGGATTCGCGCCCTGCCATCAGGTACAGGAGAAATCGAGGATATAGCAGAACAGATCCACAACGGGGCCATGGTCTTCATGAAGCGGGAATTCAAGCTCCTCGCCATGTTCGGGTCCGTGGTGATCGTTGTCCTCTGGTTCAAGGATCCCTATGAATCCCTCGCTTTCACTTTGGGAGCCTTGTCTTCCGCTGTGGCAGGTTTCATTGGAATGTACACGGCGACCAAAGCCAACTCGCGCACTACGGTGGCCGCTTATGAAAAGGGGCCTCAGGAAGCCCTCCGGACGGCATTCTTTGGTGGTACCATCATGGGTTTGACCGTTGCCTCTATGGGTCTTCTCGGAGTCGGCGGCTTGTTTGTCTTCTTTGGCAACACGGCCGGTGACATCCATATCATTCATGGATTCGCCATGGGCGCATCCCTCGTGGCCATTTTCTTCCGCGTTGGCGGTGGCATTTTCACCAAGGCCGCCGATGTCGGCGCCGACCTTGTTGGCAAGGTGGAATCCGGGATTCCTGAAGACGACCCCCGCAACCCGGGCGTGATTGCGGACAACGTTGGTGACAATGTGGGGGATGTCGCAGGCATGGGTTCCGACCTCTTTGAGTCATACTGTAATGCCCAGATTGCCACCATGGCCATCGCGGCAACCATGACCGCATCATCATGGCAGGCGATTGCCATATCCCCAGCCAGCCTGATGTTTCTTCCTCTTGGGTTGGCCTCAGTCGGTTTGCTCTGCTCCCTCTCCGGAATGCTTGTCGTGCGTCTCTTCGCCCATAAGGAACCAGCCCGTGCGTTGCGTATGGGGACCTTGTCCGCTTCCATCTTATTCATCGCTGCAGCCTACCTTGTGATGCTGTTCCTCGGGGTCTCGAATTCAGTCTGGCTATGCGTCCTTTGCGGCTCTGCTGGCGGAGTCATCATCGGTCTTGCCACGGAATATTACACCGGCGGACGGCCCATGCGGGAAATTGCCAAGTCTTCCCAGACCGGGGTCGCCACCGTCATGATTTCCGGATTGGCAGCCGGCCTGCAGTCGGTCGTTATTCCCCTCCTGACCATCGCCGGAATCCTCCTTTTGACCAGTGAACTGGCAGGGCTTTACGGAGTCGGGATTGCCGCGGTCGGCATGCTGGCGACAATCGGTATCACAATGAGTATCGACGCCTATGGGCCTGTGGCTGACAACGCCGGAGGGATCGCTGAAATGGCTGGCCTGGGGAAGAAAACCCGGGATATCACAGATTCTCTTGATGAGGTTGGCAATACGACAGCCGCCATCGGGAAAGGATTTGCCATTGGTGCTGCCGCTCTTGCCGGCTTGGCAATCATCGCGGCATACGTGAACGTTGTCCGGTCACATCACGACGATTTTATGCTCCAGCTTTCAGATCCGGCCGTGCTCACCGGGGTTTTCATCGGTGGGCTCCTGCCGTTCCTGGTGAGCTCCATCACGATGAATGCCGTCGGCTTGGCTGCCGGGGAGATGATTGAGGAAATCCGGCGTCAATTCCGGGAAATCCCCGGCTTGCTGGATGGCAACGCCAAACCGGACTCCGCACGCTGTGTGGATATCGCGACCGAAGCGGCCCTCAAGCGCATGTTCCTTCCGGCTGCCATAGCGGTTCTGAGCCCGGTCGTGGTCGGGTTTGGATTTGGACCCTCAACGCTGGGCGGAATGCTTGTCGGTGCCCTGCTTGGATGCGTCCTCCTTGCCCTGATGATGGCCAACTCAGGCGGTGCTTGGGACAATGCCAAGAAATTCATCGAAAAAGGGAATTACGGGGGCAAGAATTCAGATGCTCACCATGCCTGTGTCGTGGGAGACACCGTTGGTGATCCTCTGAAGGATACTTCCGGGCCATCAATGAATATCCTGATCAACGTGATGGCGATTGTTTCCCTGGTCATTGCCCCGTTGCTTTAA
- a CDS encoding chloride channel protein has translation MSDANLGETNTVRRSLPEYLRHHFTDTQRYLIIWIITGLACGLAAVAFHKSIDLVFHLVSAGASWLGEGNTFLVYILLGVGPVIGGLLTGLILVYGEPAAGGSGIPRTKAQYYRNFGVIRLREAFYRFIVGTISVGFGMSLGREGPTVHICSAIASKIGQVFGLAKKRVQAMVPLGMGAGISAAFNTPMAAVFFVFEELLGDFSSKSFFGIFVCVVIAAAVQRILIGEHPAFDIELGIISTDWWMLLAIPLGLLSALFGHAFVEGILYSRQFFRDQAHLPEWVRPGIGGLGVGVVGVAVAFFSDGNLGIFGIGYTDLDAALNGRMTVITIIAMLFFGKIIASVLAYGSGGSGGLFAPTLFIGGMLGALLGLFAQPILNFENEIVGAMALLGMGAFFAAVIRCPMTSIVIIWEMTGQYGLILPLMVGNMLAWLIASKLQPVPLYDALLLQDKINLKKMPHYVGDQDWRNLPVSTIMTFDPVSLGSDLFPANSLSKIETEGLRHHAYPIIDPSGKLTGMITHHELEEHHRAGKEIPLGELITGQTLVRLRPETSIRDVAQVLVMEDVLQAPVVSSKDDTKLIGIVTLHDIARQQNAIDDSLGR, from the coding sequence ATGAGTGATGCCAACCTTGGAGAAACCAACACTGTCCGGCGTTCCCTGCCGGAATACCTGAGGCATCACTTTACAGATACCCAGCGCTATCTAATCATCTGGATCATCACTGGACTGGCTTGCGGGCTTGCCGCCGTGGCCTTCCACAAGTCAATTGATCTGGTGTTCCATCTTGTGAGTGCCGGGGCGTCCTGGTTGGGCGAGGGAAACACATTTCTTGTTTACATTCTTCTGGGTGTGGGGCCCGTGATCGGGGGCCTGTTAACCGGCCTCATCCTTGTTTACGGGGAACCGGCTGCCGGTGGATCGGGGATACCGCGAACGAAAGCCCAGTATTATCGCAATTTCGGGGTGATCCGGCTCCGGGAGGCGTTTTACCGATTCATAGTGGGGACCATCTCGGTCGGATTTGGGATGAGCCTTGGCCGTGAAGGACCGACCGTGCACATCTGCTCGGCGATCGCGTCGAAGATTGGTCAGGTCTTTGGACTGGCCAAGAAGCGAGTCCAGGCGATGGTCCCCCTCGGCATGGGAGCCGGAATTTCCGCCGCCTTCAATACACCCATGGCGGCAGTCTTTTTTGTCTTTGAAGAGCTGTTGGGGGATTTCAGCAGCAAGTCCTTCTTCGGGATTTTCGTCTGTGTGGTCATCGCGGCGGCGGTCCAGCGAATCCTGATCGGAGAGCATCCAGCCTTTGATATTGAGCTGGGAATTATTTCAACCGACTGGTGGATGCTGTTGGCCATTCCCTTGGGATTGTTGAGTGCGCTGTTCGGTCATGCATTTGTGGAAGGGATTCTTTACAGCCGGCAATTCTTCCGTGACCAGGCTCACTTGCCAGAGTGGGTGCGTCCTGGGATCGGCGGACTCGGTGTCGGGGTTGTCGGGGTCGCGGTGGCGTTCTTTTCCGACGGAAATCTGGGTATTTTCGGGATTGGATACACAGATCTGGATGCCGCCCTGAACGGGCGCATGACGGTGATCACCATCATCGCAATGCTCTTCTTTGGAAAGATCATCGCCAGCGTGCTGGCCTACGGGAGCGGGGGCAGTGGAGGGCTTTTTGCCCCGACACTATTTATCGGCGGGATGCTCGGGGCTCTTCTCGGATTATTTGCCCAGCCCATCTTGAATTTTGAGAATGAAATCGTTGGAGCCATGGCCCTTTTGGGGATGGGGGCCTTTTTCGCGGCAGTGATACGATGTCCAATGACCTCCATTGTCATTATCTGGGAGATGACTGGCCAGTATGGATTAATCCTTCCCCTGATGGTCGGAAACATGCTGGCCTGGCTGATTGCTTCCAAGCTACAGCCTGTACCGCTATATGATGCCCTCCTTCTGCAGGACAAGATCAACTTGAAAAAGATGCCACACTACGTCGGCGACCAGGACTGGCGCAATTTGCCAGTCAGCACCATCATGACCTTTGATCCGGTCTCTCTCGGGTCAGATCTTTTCCCGGCGAATTCCCTTTCAAAAATCGAAACGGAAGGACTCAGGCATCACGCATATCCGATCATCGATCCCTCCGGCAAGCTGACGGGGATGATTACTCACCACGAGCTTGAGGAACACCATCGGGCAGGGAAAGAGATTCCCTTGGGCGAGTTGATTACCGGACAGACCTTGGTTCGCCTGCGCCCCGAAACCTCAATTCGCGACGTTGCTCAAGTCCTTGTGATGGAGGATGTGCTACAGGCCCCTGTTGTGAGCTCCAAAGATGACACAAAGCTGATCGGGATTGTCACTTTACATGACATTGCCCGCCAGCAAAACGCCATAGACGACTCACTCGGCCGGTGA